One window of the Rosa rugosa chromosome 3, drRosRugo1.1, whole genome shotgun sequence genome contains the following:
- the LOC133740081 gene encoding B3 domain-containing protein Os01g0234100-like isoform X1 — protein MAIVQEQKQSSKQVLQIKRGRSPNKEEKLLKRKSSCLEQTTKNINMVNAKSIKSESSLKPKRLKRATEESVYDTSQAQLSVLERAKEIEASLAPGFPTLIKVMLPSHVTGGFWLGLPKKFCCVHLPKHDTMIALEDESGEEYQTKYLADKVGLSGGWRGFSIAHKLVEGDVVVFHRVTPSKFKVYIVRSKGSDESDCSLGLMNLGVCIKEMDTGDITTCEGAEYEDIRPISVENPQNYNTIACNTKSSPIADLSENDTGGLGSEVFDGIGLAESVIPFKEVSSLENFNIIVDGFIINSEFPKPVLAKYYDLCCSQNAYLHERLLDGLNWQLITGAISEITTIAEGIRTCKASTLECNFPTWNKTLQAFEVFGMNVGFLRTRLDKLASLASESKRGKEARHEREQAEVEMRTLEAKLLEVKRTISRLLEVETETQNVSSEKLEDMLQQVAKAPW, from the exons atgGCGATTGTTCAAGAACAGAAACAGAGCTCCAAA CAGGTGTTGCAGATTAAGAGGGGAAGATCACCAAACAAGGAAGAAAAGCTGTTGAAGAGAAAATCTTCATGTCTCGAACAGACAACCAAGAACATTAAT ATGGTCAATGCTAAATCCATCAAGTCTGAAAG TAGTCTTAAACCAAAGAGATTAAAGAGAGCAACAGAAGAAAGCGTATATGACACTTCCCAAGCTCAGCTCTCTGTTCTGGAAAGAGCAAAAGAGATTGAAGCAAGTTTAGCACCAGGGTTTCCTACACTGATCAAAGTTATGCTACCGTCACATGTTACGGGAGGATTCTGGCTT GGTCTTCCTaagaaattctgttgtgtgcATTTGCCAAAACATGACACGATGATTGCTTTGGAAGATGAAAGTGGGGAAGAATACCAAACCAAATATCTTGCGGACAAGGTTGGACTAAGTGGTGGATGGAGAGGCTTTTCGATTGCTCACAAGTTAGTGGAGGGAGATGTGGTAGTTTTCCATCGTGTCACTCCTTCAAAGTTCAAG GTGTATATTGTTCGATCAAAGGGTTCAGATGAATCGGATTGCTCTCTTGGCCTTATGAACCTAGGTGTTTGCATTAAAGAAATGGATACTG GGGACATTACTACTTGTGAAGGGGCAGAATATGAGGATATTAGACCTATTTCGGTGGAAAATCCTCAAAACTATAACACCATAGCCTGCAATACTAAATCCAGTCCGATTGCTGATCTGTCTGAAAATGATACTGGAGGTCTTGGTTCTGAAGTGTTTGATGGAATTGGACTCGCAGAGTCTGTGATTCCTTTCAAAGAAGTGAGCTCCTTGGAGAACTTCAACATCATCGTCGATGGTTTCATCATAAATTCCGAGTTTCCCAAACCAGTTTTGGCTAAGTACTATGACCTTTGCTGCAGTCAAAACGCATACCTTCATGAACGTCTTCTGGATGGTCTTAATTGGCAACTCATAACCGGGGCAATTTCTGAAATAACAACCATCGCAGAAGGCATAAGGACCTGCAAGGCTTCCACATTAGAATGTAATTTTCCAACTTGGAATAAGACTCTACAGGCCTTTGAggtgtttggcatgaatgttgGTTTCCTGCGTACCCGGCTAGACAAGCTTGCAAGTCTCGCTTCAGAGTCAAAAAGAGGTAAAGAGGCAAGACATGAAAGGGAACAAGCAGAAGTAGAGATGAGAACCTTGGAGGCAAAGCTGTTGGAAGTGAAAAGGACCATAAGCAGGCTGTTGGAAGTAGAGACTGAGACTCAAAATGTGAGTTCAGAAAAGCTTGAGGATATGCTCCAACAAGTGGCTAAGGCCCCTTGGTGA
- the LOC133737199 gene encoding uncharacterized protein LOC133737199, with protein sequence MATIDAVTASFAASLALAEGGKAPDLGKMGGGLVRKSSQSFLLGKPLTRKPVDSAAFKSHFLRTWMVERDFRVQEMENNLFLFSFESIRDQNKVLIGGVWCFDRALVCLEEYDGVLPITEVSMKHVRIWVRVSGIPSLYEEPDNFTLIGNLLGGFLDYDKKEFRKGIIRIFFLHDISKPILLERRIFSAKGIELLLKFQFEHHKGRCSQCGLITHSGAKCEEPNVVWGVTELHFGGPSTAGGSFSFSAQASRELPFSSPALIKKKKPVIRRKDGSVSGLDSSAGTVQSMAEEEILQPTTIMDEVVVSGSASMEGVLKYIPPTEDVHMEPKVYKKRSRNGGCTPSPKKFKTILGGKLLTLQADALGLVETDKESEQGILKKKVGRPLGSKNKNPHPQKMVGRTPLRLTYPTIETGQESSPIEKGKGKL encoded by the exons ATGGCTACCATTGATGCCGTCACTGCTAGCTTTGCTGCCTCCTTGGCTCTTGCTGAGGGTGGTAAAGCCCCGGACCTTGGAAAGATGGGTGGAGGCCTTGTGCGCAAATCCTCCCAATCTTTTCTTCTTGGAAAACCTCTTACTCGCAAACCTGTGGACTCTGCTGCCTTCAAATCTCACTTCCTCCGAACATGGATGGTGGAAAGGGACTTTAGAGTCCAGGAAATGGAGAATaatcttttcttgttctcttttgaATCAATCCGAGACCAGAATAAGGTTCTTATAGGAGGAGTTTGGTGTTTTGATCGGGCTCTGGTCTGCCTAGAGGAGTATGACGGAGTCCTACCTATTACTGAGGTTTCGATGAAACATGTCCGTATATGGGTTAGGGTTTCGGGCATTCCATCGCTGTATGAGGAACCTGATAATTTTACTCTCATTGGGAACCTTTTGGGAGGTTTTCTGGATTATGACAAGAAAGAATTCCGAAAAGGAATTATTCGCATATTCTTTTTGCATGATATCTCCAAACCCATTCTCCTTGAACGCAGGATTTTCTCGGCGAAAGGAATTGAACTTTTGTTGAAATTTCAATTTGAACACCATAAGGGTAGATGCTCTCAATGTGGCCTGATTACTCATTCTGGGGCCAAGTGTGAGGAACCTAATGTG GTGTGGGGTGTAACAGAATTGCACTTCGGCGGCCCCTCTACTGCTGGTGGTTCCTTCTCCTTCTCGGCCCAAGCTAGTCGTGAGTTACCTTTCTCTTCTCCTGctttaataaagaaaaagaagccgGTCATTAGAAGAAAGGATGGATCGGTTTCTGGGTTAGATTCTTCTGCTGGTACTGTGCAAAGTATGGCAGAGGAGGAGATATTACAGCCAACGACGATTATGGATGAGGTGGTAGTCTCGGGATCCGCCTCCATGGAGGGTGTTCTGAAATACATTCCTCCTACTGAAGATGTGCACATGGAACCTAAGGTTTACAAGAAGAGAAGCAGGAATGGAGGTTGTACCCCCTCCCCGAAGAAGTTTAAAACTATTCTGGGGGGTAAGCTTCTTACTCTTCAAGCAGATGCTTTGGGTTTGGTGGAAACTGACAAAGAAAGTGAGCAAGGCATCCTGAAGAAGAAGGTTGGCAGGCCTCTGGGGAGCAAGAATAAGAATCCTCATCCTCAGAAGATGGTGGGTAGGACTCCTCTACGTCTTACTTACCCTACTATTGAAACTGGTCAAGAGAGTAGCCCTATAGAGAAGGGCAAAGGTAAGCTCTAA
- the LOC133740299 gene encoding B3 domain-containing protein Os01g0234100-like, with protein sequence MSETQRLSMAIVPFQEHIPSCSPPKFNTERPLKEKEHVFRDKSSCLREITNVVNANTMKSESDKLKRCKKATVESLYDTSEAQCSVMERAKKLEANLAPEFPRVAKVMRPSNVTGCFCLNLPKKFCGDHLPKQDTMIVLEDESGREFQTKYLVGKAGLSAGWRGFSIAHKLLAGDVVVFQRVTPSKFKVYIVRSSGLDVADCALGLVKLDADIRQMDTANFTACETAKVSIPREPIQKKNTIACNTSLAPMSDRSGNDGEDFGSEVLDGIRLAESVIPFKEVKGMENFDVIINGLVLNSEFSKYHLTKYYELCCSQSSFLHKNILEGLNFKLVAGIISETINISDAIRACKITTSECDFLTWDKTLQASETLGMNVGFLRTRLNKLASLASESKRYSNLDGGRAEAEVKLLGKKETTTWFDSEIETHNLLSERLKAMFEEVARAPW encoded by the exons ATGAGTGAGACACAGAGACTCTCAATGGCTATTGTTCCATTCCAGGAACACATACCCTCTTGTTCACCCCCCAAG TTCAACACCGAGAGGCCACTAAAGGAGAAGGAACATGTTTTCAGGGACAAGTCTTCATGTCTCAGAGAGATAACCAAC GTGGTCAATGCTAATACCATGAAGTCTGAAAG TGACAAACTGAAGAGATGTAAGAAAGCTACTGTAGAAAGCTTGTATGATACTTCCGAAGCTCAGTGTTCTGTTATGGAGAGAGCGAAGAAGCTTGAAGCCAATCTAGCACCGGAGTTCCCTAGAGTGGCCAAAGTTATGCGCCCGTCAAATGTCACTGGATGCTTCTGTCTT AATCTTCCTAAGAAATTTTGCGGTGATCATTTGCCAAAGCAGGATACAATGATTGTTTTAGAAGATGAAAGTGGGAGAGAATTCCAAACGAAATATCTTGTGGGAAAGGCTGGACTTAGTGCTGGATGGAGAGGATTTTCAATTGCTCACAAGTTATTGGCTGGAGATGTTGTAGTTTTCCAGCGAGTTACTCCTTCCAAATTTAAG GTGTATATTGTTCGATCAAGTGGTTTAGATGTGGCAGATTGTGCTCTTGGCCTTGTTAAATTAGATGCTGACATCAGACAAATGGATACTG CAAACTTTACTGCATGTGAAACTGCAAAAGTGTCCATTCCTCGTGAACCTATTCAAAAGAAGAACACCATAGCCTGCAATACCTCATTGGCTCCAATGTCAGATCGCTCTGGAAATGATGGTGAAGATTTTGGTTCTGAAGTTCTAGATGGAATTAGGCTTGCAGAGTCTGTTATCCCTTTCAAAGAAGTGAAAGGCATGGAAAACTTTGATGTCATTATCAATGGTTTGGTCCTAAATTCTGAGTTTTCAAAGTACCATTTGACCAAGTACTATGAGCTCTGCTGCAGTCAAAGCTCATTCCTTCATAAGAATATTCTTGAGGGTCTCAACTTCAAACTGGTTGCTGGAATAATTTCTGAGACAATCAATATTTCAGATGCCATTAGAGCCTGCAAGATTACCACTTCAGAGTGTGATTTTTTGACTTGGGATAAGACTTTGCAAGCCTCTGAGACGTTAGGCATGAATGTTGGCTTCCTGCGTACCCGGCTAAACAAGCTTGCAAGCCTTGCTTCAGAATCAAAACGATATAGTAATCTTGATGGAGGCCGAGCAGAAGCGGAAGTAAAGCTTTTGGGGAAAAAGGAGACCACAACTTGGTTTGATTCTGAGATTGAGACTCATAATTTGTTGTCTGAGAGGCTTAAAGCTATGTTCGAAGAAGTGGCTAGGGCCCCTTGGTGA
- the LOC133740081 gene encoding B3 domain-containing protein Os01g0234100-like isoform X2: MAIVQEQKQSSKVLQIKRGRSPNKEEKLLKRKSSCLEQTTKNINMVNAKSIKSESSLKPKRLKRATEESVYDTSQAQLSVLERAKEIEASLAPGFPTLIKVMLPSHVTGGFWLGLPKKFCCVHLPKHDTMIALEDESGEEYQTKYLADKVGLSGGWRGFSIAHKLVEGDVVVFHRVTPSKFKVYIVRSKGSDESDCSLGLMNLGVCIKEMDTGDITTCEGAEYEDIRPISVENPQNYNTIACNTKSSPIADLSENDTGGLGSEVFDGIGLAESVIPFKEVSSLENFNIIVDGFIINSEFPKPVLAKYYDLCCSQNAYLHERLLDGLNWQLITGAISEITTIAEGIRTCKASTLECNFPTWNKTLQAFEVFGMNVGFLRTRLDKLASLASESKRGKEARHEREQAEVEMRTLEAKLLEVKRTISRLLEVETETQNVSSEKLEDMLQQVAKAPW; encoded by the exons atgGCGATTGTTCAAGAACAGAAACAGAGCTCCAAA GTGTTGCAGATTAAGAGGGGAAGATCACCAAACAAGGAAGAAAAGCTGTTGAAGAGAAAATCTTCATGTCTCGAACAGACAACCAAGAACATTAAT ATGGTCAATGCTAAATCCATCAAGTCTGAAAG TAGTCTTAAACCAAAGAGATTAAAGAGAGCAACAGAAGAAAGCGTATATGACACTTCCCAAGCTCAGCTCTCTGTTCTGGAAAGAGCAAAAGAGATTGAAGCAAGTTTAGCACCAGGGTTTCCTACACTGATCAAAGTTATGCTACCGTCACATGTTACGGGAGGATTCTGGCTT GGTCTTCCTaagaaattctgttgtgtgcATTTGCCAAAACATGACACGATGATTGCTTTGGAAGATGAAAGTGGGGAAGAATACCAAACCAAATATCTTGCGGACAAGGTTGGACTAAGTGGTGGATGGAGAGGCTTTTCGATTGCTCACAAGTTAGTGGAGGGAGATGTGGTAGTTTTCCATCGTGTCACTCCTTCAAAGTTCAAG GTGTATATTGTTCGATCAAAGGGTTCAGATGAATCGGATTGCTCTCTTGGCCTTATGAACCTAGGTGTTTGCATTAAAGAAATGGATACTG GGGACATTACTACTTGTGAAGGGGCAGAATATGAGGATATTAGACCTATTTCGGTGGAAAATCCTCAAAACTATAACACCATAGCCTGCAATACTAAATCCAGTCCGATTGCTGATCTGTCTGAAAATGATACTGGAGGTCTTGGTTCTGAAGTGTTTGATGGAATTGGACTCGCAGAGTCTGTGATTCCTTTCAAAGAAGTGAGCTCCTTGGAGAACTTCAACATCATCGTCGATGGTTTCATCATAAATTCCGAGTTTCCCAAACCAGTTTTGGCTAAGTACTATGACCTTTGCTGCAGTCAAAACGCATACCTTCATGAACGTCTTCTGGATGGTCTTAATTGGCAACTCATAACCGGGGCAATTTCTGAAATAACAACCATCGCAGAAGGCATAAGGACCTGCAAGGCTTCCACATTAGAATGTAATTTTCCAACTTGGAATAAGACTCTACAGGCCTTTGAggtgtttggcatgaatgttgGTTTCCTGCGTACCCGGCTAGACAAGCTTGCAAGTCTCGCTTCAGAGTCAAAAAGAGGTAAAGAGGCAAGACATGAAAGGGAACAAGCAGAAGTAGAGATGAGAACCTTGGAGGCAAAGCTGTTGGAAGTGAAAAGGACCATAAGCAGGCTGTTGGAAGTAGAGACTGAGACTCAAAATGTGAGTTCAGAAAAGCTTGAGGATATGCTCCAACAAGTGGCTAAGGCCCCTTGGTGA